The genomic interval aaaatatgagataataattttttatttttacaaaaaaaaattttactaTTAATATTTACTATCCAATCACATAATTACTTCCCGCCACATTTTAATTACTAGCATTCACTTATTCTGTCCCTTGAGTTAAAATATTAACAATAATTTGCGATGAATAACCATGGTATACTCTACCAAACCATGGTTAGACCCCCACTTCTCCAGCAGTTTATATACGAACACAAACATCCATTTCAATCGCACAACACAGTTCCATCCCATAACAAGAATTCTAAATCTACAGCAAGTGAATGGTCAAATGATGCTCGGAGAAAGAAGCCATGTTGCTCCGCCGTGGACCTTCGCCGCGGAAGATCCCATGTCCATCTCGCTCAGCCCAACTATCGCTGCTAACTCATTTGCTTCCAATATTGACGATTACTACAACGGTGTGAAGGCGCTTCAGGTCTACCTCCCTTCCAACAACATTGATGCGGTCTATCCGGAGCCGGACAACGGTGGCGGTGGAGACTTCCTGGTGGACGCGCACTCGTGCGATCAGTTCCGGATGTTCGAGTTCAAGGTGAAGAAGTGCGCGCGTGGTAAGGCGCACGATTGGACTGACTGCCCGTTCGCTCATCCGGGGGAGAAGGCCCGGCGGAGGGACCCGAAGAAGTTCCACTACACGGCTAACCCCTGCCCGGATTTCCGAAAGGGGAGTTGCTTCAAAGGCGACTTGTGCGAGTTCGCGCACGGTGTGTTTGAGTGCTGGCTCCACCCCGCCCGCTACCGCACGCAGCCATGCAAGGACGGCATGAACTGCAAGCGTAGGGTCTGTTTCTTCGCCCACTCTCCTGACCAGCTCCGCGTCCTGAGCCCACGCGCGGAGCCGGTCTCTTCTCCGATCGAGTCCCCGCCTATGAGCCCAATGATGGCCAACTCTGTGACCGATCTGGTACTCTCCCTTCGGCAGCTGCAGCTGAACAAAGTGAAGTCCATGTCTTCTTCTTCCTGGTTGGGCGCAGGCTCTCCTCCCAGGATGATGATGGCTCGTAACGGGTACTTGAGCCTGCCCACCACCCCGACCCGGCCCACTATCGGCTGCGTGGACCCCTGGGACATCTCTTTGTGCGAGGAGGAGCGGCCGATGATGGAGAGGGTTGAATCTGGTAGAAGCCTGAGGGCCAAACTGTTCGAGAAGCTGAGCAAGGAGAATCCTCTGGAACGGGTCGACCCGGATCCTCAGCCGGACCCAATCCCGGAACTGGGCTGGGTATCAGAGCTGGTAAAGTAGACCATTTCTCTCCCTAAATTTTGTGAATAGTGGCTGGAAGAAGGTGGTGTGGGGAAAAGGGGGCAGAATGGTCTTTTCGAAAGTAACCATTTTGAGAAACAAGTGTTGATTTTCCtatattaaatcaatatattaataataattatactaactgatgaatctggaaagagtaactgaaattcttggaacgaagaagaagaagggttttttatttattaagcttgtttttattattttattagtaTTAAATGTTGCACTTATTGTAAATTTTGTCATGCATGATTTTCCCTTGTTTTAAAAGTGATTTGAGTTTGA from Primulina eburnea isolate SZY01 chromosome 17, ASM2296580v1, whole genome shotgun sequence carries:
- the LOC140818109 gene encoding zinc finger CCCH domain-containing protein 20-like, translated to MMLGERSHVAPPWTFAAEDPMSISLSPTIAANSFASNIDDYYNGVKALQVYLPSNNIDAVYPEPDNGGGGDFLVDAHSCDQFRMFEFKVKKCARGKAHDWTDCPFAHPGEKARRRDPKKFHYTANPCPDFRKGSCFKGDLCEFAHGVFECWLHPARYRTQPCKDGMNCKRRVCFFAHSPDQLRVLSPRAEPVSSPIESPPMSPMMANSVTDLVLSLRQLQLNKVKSMSSSSWLGAGSPPRMMMARNGYLSLPTTPTRPTIGCVDPWDISLCEEERPMMERVESGRSLRAKLFEKLSKENPLERVDPDPQPDPIPELGWVSELVK